From Carbonactinospora thermoautotrophica, the proteins below share one genomic window:
- the rny gene encoding ribonuclease Y has protein sequence MGVSIVLLVLAVLLLAALRRAWRRAAEGPSFAQVELEEARREAAELRLRAEQEADQIRQQAELAARHAARAREELEEEARALKEDLRKMRLDLERREQRIAEREERLDAEIARLMQREKDLDQLETEIARRRAELANLEEERRLILERTAGMTAAEAKAELVKQMENQAKREAAVIVRDIENAAREQGEERARKIITLAIQRLASEQTAESVVSVLHLPSDDMKGRIIGREGRNIRAFESVTGVNLIIDDTPEAVLLSCFDPVRREVARLALETLVADGRIHPQRIEEVYERSKHEVEQLCVRAGEDALVEVGITDMHPDLVALLGRLRYRTSYGQNVLKHLVESAHLAGMMAAELGLDPMICKRCTLLHDIGKALTHEVEGSHALIGAEVARKYGEPEDVVHAIEAHHNEVEVRTVEAVLTQAADAISGGRPGARRESLEAYVRRLQRLEEIAYAHQGVEKVFAMQAGREVRVMVMPDQVDDIQAQVIARDIAKQIEEELTYPGQIRVTVVRESRATEVAR, from the coding sequence TCGTCCTGCTCGTGCTGGCCGTCCTGCTGCTCGCCGCGCTACGCCGGGCGTGGCGCCGCGCCGCCGAGGGCCCGTCTTTCGCGCAGGTCGAGCTGGAGGAGGCCCGCCGGGAGGCGGCGGAGCTGCGGCTGCGCGCGGAGCAGGAGGCCGATCAGATCAGACAGCAGGCCGAGCTGGCCGCCCGGCACGCCGCACGGGCGCGCGAGGAACTGGAGGAGGAGGCCCGCGCGCTCAAGGAAGACCTCCGCAAGATGCGGCTGGACCTGGAACGGCGCGAGCAGCGGATCGCCGAGCGGGAGGAACGGCTCGACGCCGAGATAGCCCGCCTCATGCAGCGGGAGAAGGATCTCGACCAGCTCGAGACTGAGATCGCGCGCCGCCGGGCCGAGCTGGCCAACCTGGAGGAGGAGCGCCGGCTCATCCTCGAGCGCACCGCCGGCATGACCGCCGCCGAGGCCAAGGCCGAGCTGGTCAAGCAGATGGAGAACCAGGCCAAGCGGGAGGCCGCGGTCATCGTCCGGGACATCGAGAACGCGGCTCGCGAACAAGGCGAGGAGCGCGCGCGTAAGATCATCACACTGGCCATCCAACGGCTCGCCAGCGAGCAGACCGCCGAGTCCGTGGTCTCGGTACTGCACCTGCCGAGCGACGACATGAAGGGCCGGATCATCGGTCGCGAAGGCCGCAACATCCGCGCCTTCGAGTCCGTCACAGGTGTCAACCTGATCATCGACGACACCCCTGAGGCGGTGTTGCTGTCGTGCTTCGATCCGGTTCGCCGGGAGGTCGCCCGGCTCGCCCTGGAGACCCTCGTCGCGGACGGGCGCATCCATCCGCAGCGCATCGAGGAGGTGTACGAGCGGAGCAAGCACGAGGTGGAACAACTGTGCGTCCGCGCCGGTGAGGACGCCTTGGTCGAGGTCGGCATCACCGATATGCACCCCGACCTGGTCGCCCTCCTCGGCCGGCTGCGCTACCGCACCTCCTACGGGCAGAACGTGCTCAAGCACCTGGTCGAATCCGCGCACCTGGCCGGCATGATGGCCGCCGAGTTGGGTCTCGACCCGATGATCTGCAAGCGTTGCACCCTGCTGCACGACATCGGCAAGGCGCTCACCCACGAGGTCGAAGGCAGCCACGCGCTGATCGGCGCGGAGGTCGCCCGCAAGTACGGCGAGCCTGAGGACGTCGTCCACGCGATCGAGGCTCACCACAACGAGGTCGAGGTCCGCACGGTCGAGGCGGTCCTCACCCAGGCCGCCGACGCGATCTCCGGCGGCCGACCGGGTGCGCGCCGGGAGTCCCTGGAGGCGTACGTCCGGCGCCTGCAGCGCCTGGAGGAGATCGCGTACGCTCACCAGGGCGTGGAGAAGGTCTTCGCGATGCAGGCCGGCCGCGAGGTCCGGGTCATGGTGATGCCGGACCAGGTCGACGACATCCAGGCCCAGGTGATCGCCCGGGACATCGCCAAGCAGATCGAGGAGGAGCTCACCTACCCCGGCCAGATCCGCGTGACGGTCGTCCGTGAGAGCCGCGCGACCGAGGTGGCGCGGTAG